The genomic segment GTTGCGCACCCCCATCCTCTCGGCACGTTCGGCGGCGCGGCCGTGGAACTGCAATCCAGGGCGGCCGCCCGACTCTCGCACCACTTCGATCTCGAGCCAGTTCACTCCCTGGCTGATTCCTGTACCCAGTGCCTTTGCACCGGCTTCCTTCGCCGCAAACCGGGCAGCGAAGCTTTCCGCTGCATGGCGCTTGCGCAGGCAATAGGCCTTCTCAGCCGCTGTATACACACGATCCAGGAAGCGGTCGCCATAGCGATCCATCGAGTGTTGGATGCGTGCAATTTCAACCAGATCAATGCCTGAGCCGACGATCATTCTGATTAAAAACTTACATCATGGGACTCGGGCGAGCCCTACGCCTGCTTGTCCTTGTGGCTGGAGCAATCCCCGGGCCGGAAAACGGCTTCAAACTACCAATGCATTTCGGACCCAGTTTCGCGCCGCCAGAAACCTTGACCGGTCCTGTTTCAAAGCCGGTCACGCACCGTTCGACTCCGAAACAGCTGTCATGCTCCAGCGCTCTGCTCCGATATAGGCGGAAGTGAGGTTTCAACGTGCTGCGTCGCAATCTGGCAAATTCGACCATTCCCTGGGCACTGGAAATGAAAGCGGTTTCGCAGGTCGAGCCGTCGCGCCTTGTCTGCAGTCTCACGGGGGCCATCCTCGGCTGCGGCGGGTGGGTGCTGAGTCGCGGCGCCAGCGACACTGGCATGGTCAATATGCTGTTCGAATTTGAACGCAATGCTTGCGTGGATATCTATAGCGTGCTCATTGGCGCGGGAATCGAACTCAGCCAGTACGGCCACCTTCGCTTTACTGAGCTGTGCCAGTGCACCCGCAACCAGGGAAGGGAATGCGGCGCGGAGATCGCCAGCGTCGATCTGGAAGTACAGACTTTCCCAGCCGAAGTGCCGGTCCGGCTTTCGGGCAACCAAGCCGCGTAGAGCTGTCCGTCAGCCGACCCCTCTAACCTGCTTCGACCAGTCCGTAGCGCCGCTGCCAGGCTTCTTTGAGCCGCTCGCGCACGCGGGTTCGCTCTGCTTCCGACACATCCGTTCCGGGGTCCGCCACGAAGCGCGCCGCCTCCTGCTTGGCGAGTTCGAGAACCTGCTTGTCGCGAATCAGATTCGCCACGCGAAAATCCGGCAGGCCGGCCTGCTTGGTTCCGAAGAATTCGCCCGGCCCGCGCATCTGCAGGTCGAGCTCGGCCAGCTCGAATCCGTCCTGTGTGCGCACCATCGCGTTCAGGCGCTCCTCGGCCTGCTCACTCACGCGCTCGCCGGTCATCAGGATGCAGTAGCTCTTCGCGGCGCCGCGGCCCACGCGCCCGCGCAACTGGTGCAACTGGGCGAGGCCGAATCGCTCCGCGTGTTCGATGACCATGACGCTTGCGTTAGGTACATCGACGCCAACTTCGATAACGGTGGTGGACACCAGCACGTCGATTTCGCCGCGCTGGAAACGCCGCATCGTCACTTCCTTGTCGTCGGCGTCGAGGCGCCCATGGAGCAGGCCAACGCGCAGGCCGGCCAGCGGACCGGTGCGCAGCTTCTCGTGCATCTCCATTGCCGATTTCAAGCCAGACTTCGCGGAAGGATTCGCTTCCTTCACCATTTTTGGGAAGAGGGTGGCGGTCTTGCCTTTCCTTGCAGCTTTCGGAGGCGAGGGTTCCGTTGACCCTGGTGCGGGCGAGTCCTGTGCGAAGTCGAACTCCGGCTGATCGTCTTTCGATCCTTCAATTACCGGATAGACCACATACGCCTGCCGCCCCTGCTCGACCTGCTTCCGCACGAAATCCCACACATCGTCTGCGCGCTCGTCGGGAACTCGCCGCGTGACGATCGGCGTGCGCCCGGGAGGCAGCTCGTCCAGCACGCTGGCATCCAGATCGCCATAGAGCGACAGCGCGAGCGTCCGCGGGATCGGCGTCGCGGTCATCACCAGCACGTCAGGCTCCGCCTGGTTGGGCTTCTTCATCAGCCGGAACCGCTGCAGCACGCCGAACCGGTGCTGCTCATCGACGACCACGAGTCCGAGCCGATCAAACTCGACCTTCTCTTCGATAAGCGCATGTGTACCGATCACGAGGTGCGCCTCGCCTCGATTGATGAGGCTGCGGGTCGCGCGCTTGCGGTCTTCGTCGAGTGAGCCGGTCAGCAGCACGATGCGGTAATTGCGCGACGACTTCTCCAGCAGCTTGCGTGCGGCCAGAAAATGCTGCGTTGCGAGGATCTCCGTTGGAGCCATGAGCGCGGCCTGGTAGCCGTTCTCCATCGCCACCAGCATGGCCTGCAGCGCGACGATCGTCTTGCCCGAACCTACATCGCCTTGCAGCAGCCGGCGCATCGGACTCGGCTCACGCATGTCCTGCACAATCTCGCCCAGCGTGCGCTTCTGCGCGGCGGTGGGATGAAACGGCAGCACTTCGCGGATTGCCTCGCGCACCTTGTCGGTCGTGGCGAAACTGA from the Occallatibacter riparius genome contains:
- the acpS gene encoding holo-ACP synthase encodes the protein MIVGSGIDLVEIARIQHSMDRYGDRFLDRVYTAAEKAYCLRKRHAAESFAARFAAKEAGAKALGTGISQGVNWLEIEVVRESGGRPGLQFHGRAAERAERMGVRNAALSLTHTGTLAMASVVLEDGR
- the recG gene encoding ATP-dependent DNA helicase RecG, encoding MPGLDDEVKWVRGVGPRLAEMLAAKGIRTAEDLLYHLPFRYEDRQNPRSLDELKVGEMASVIAEVRGFALLRTRKAPIFEVTLGQGRMAMKCMWFHGGYLEGKFHTGQTVAVFGKVEPSRTTRNFKMINPQFEILPDASEDAETRMLEVGRITPVYESLGGARLASRWQRKVIFHLLEGLRGAMPECLPRAMLDRLSLPDREMALCQAHFPPEGTRMDALQAWATPAHKRLIFEELFFLELGLELKRRKMRERAGISFATTDKVREAIREVLPFHPTAAQKRTLGEIVQDMREPSPMRRLLQGDVGSGKTIVALQAMLVAMENGYQAALMAPTEILATQHFLAARKLLEKSSRNYRIVLLTGSLDEDRKRATRSLINRGEAHLVIGTHALIEEKVEFDRLGLVVVDEQHRFGVLQRFRLMKKPNQAEPDVLVMTATPIPRTLALSLYGDLDASVLDELPPGRTPIVTRRVPDERADDVWDFVRKQVEQGRQAYVVYPVIEGSKDDQPEFDFAQDSPAPGSTEPSPPKAARKGKTATLFPKMVKEANPSAKSGLKSAMEMHEKLRTGPLAGLRVGLLHGRLDADDKEVTMRRFQRGEIDVLVSTTVIEVGVDVPNASVMVIEHAERFGLAQLHQLRGRVGRGAAKSYCILMTGERVSEQAEERLNAMVRTQDGFELAELDLQMRGPGEFFGTKQAGLPDFRVANLIRDKQVLELAKQEAARFVADPGTDVSEAERTRVRERLKEAWQRRYGLVEAG